In a genomic window of Mycolicibacillus parakoreensis:
- a CDS encoding TetR/AcrR family transcriptional regulator: protein MAARDRLTASAIALLQRNGVAGTGIAELLEHSGIARRTVYLNFPGGKAELIATAATSAGHAISETIRRFAAEADPVDAVEAFIGVWQDTLVGSDFHAGCPIVAAALGRSEAPDAADIAGQMFTDWEALLAAKLEAAEVAPDVAGQLATTTIAAIEGAVIMSLATRSSSPLQRTGRQVVDLVARHTRPAEAE from the coding sequence GTGGCGGCACGCGATCGCCTCACCGCCAGCGCCATCGCGCTGTTGCAGCGCAACGGGGTGGCCGGAACGGGAATCGCCGAACTGCTCGAACACAGCGGGATCGCCCGCCGCACGGTCTACCTCAACTTTCCCGGCGGGAAGGCGGAATTGATCGCCACTGCCGCGACCTCGGCGGGACACGCCATCTCCGAGACGATCCGGCGCTTCGCGGCCGAGGCCGATCCGGTCGACGCCGTCGAGGCATTCATCGGCGTGTGGCAGGACACGTTGGTCGGCAGTGATTTTCACGCCGGATGCCCGATCGTGGCCGCGGCGTTGGGGCGGTCTGAGGCCCCGGACGCCGCCGACATCGCCGGGCAGATGTTCACCGACTGGGAGGCTCTGCTGGCCGCCAAGCTCGAAGCGGCCGAGGTGGCGCCCGACGTCGCCGGCCAACTGGCCACCACCACCATCGCGGCGATCGAGGGCGCGGTGATCATGTCGCTGGCCACCCGATCGTCGTCACCGCTGCAGCGAACCGGGCGGCAGGTCGTCGACCTCGTCGCCCGGCACACCCGTCCCGCTGAGGCCGAGTGA
- a CDS encoding PaaI family thioesterase gives MTTPDIGSMTGLELLQWVQRENPTHIPNIGQLLGTHLDEVDHGSVTISLATRPDFANPLGTVHGGIAATLLDSVMSSAVHTTLDTGVGYTTLELKVNYIRSVSTNGRILTARGTVVHRGRRTATAEGKLHDDQEKLVAHGTTTCLILPGGD, from the coding sequence ATGACCACACCCGATATCGGCTCGATGACCGGGTTGGAGTTGCTGCAGTGGGTGCAGCGCGAGAACCCGACCCACATCCCCAACATCGGCCAACTGCTCGGGACGCACCTCGACGAGGTCGACCACGGCAGCGTGACGATCTCGCTGGCGACCCGCCCGGACTTCGCCAACCCCCTCGGCACCGTGCACGGCGGCATCGCCGCCACCCTGCTCGATTCGGTCATGAGCTCCGCCGTCCACACCACCCTGGACACCGGCGTGGGCTACACCACCCTCGAGCTCAAGGTCAACTACATCCGCTCGGTGAGCACCAACGGCCGAATCCTCACGGCCAGAGGCACTGTCGTCCACCGAGGGCGCCGCACCGCCACCGCCGAGGGCAAGCTGCACGACGACCAGGAGAAACTCGTCGCGCACGGCACCACCACCTGCCTCATCCTGCCCGGCGGCGACTGA
- a CDS encoding NAD(P)-dependent oxidoreductase: protein MTVGFIGLGTMGFPMVTRLLAAGHELVVYDSSAPALHKATALGAEPADCPKGVADRADTVLASLPSPQISQQVVTGTDGVAEGDRVARFVDLSTIGAQSAQHISRKLARQQIAALDSPVSGGVGGAEKGTLAIMVSGPRAEFDAVRHVLAVLGNPIFVGEQPGAAQTMKLINNLMAAATLAATAEVMVMGVKAGLEPSVMIDVLNAGSGATHASRDKFPRAVLPRTFDFGFATQLMVKDIRLYLSEASALQVPTDLAEAIGRLWETTLQTAGPRSDFTSIVKPMETAAGVEIDGRDPGLPSE, encoded by the coding sequence ATGACCGTCGGGTTCATCGGTCTGGGCACGATGGGGTTTCCGATGGTCACCCGCCTGTTGGCCGCCGGACACGAGTTGGTCGTCTATGACAGCTCGGCGCCGGCCCTGCACAAGGCGACCGCCTTGGGCGCGGAACCCGCCGACTGCCCCAAAGGGGTTGCCGATCGGGCGGACACCGTTCTGGCCAGCCTGCCTTCGCCACAGATCAGCCAGCAGGTCGTCACCGGGACCGACGGCGTCGCCGAAGGGGACAGGGTCGCACGGTTCGTCGACTTGTCGACGATCGGAGCCCAGAGCGCCCAACACATCTCGAGAAAACTGGCAAGACAGCAGATTGCGGCACTGGACAGCCCGGTCAGCGGTGGGGTCGGCGGCGCCGAGAAGGGCACCCTCGCGATCATGGTGTCGGGGCCGCGCGCAGAATTCGACGCGGTGCGACACGTCCTTGCCGTACTGGGTAATCCGATCTTCGTCGGCGAGCAGCCCGGTGCCGCACAGACGATGAAACTGATCAATAACCTGATGGCGGCCGCCACGTTGGCGGCGACAGCGGAAGTGATGGTCATGGGCGTCAAGGCCGGCCTGGAGCCGTCGGTCATGATCGACGTGCTCAACGCCGGATCCGGTGCCACCCACGCCAGTCGCGACAAGTTCCCCCGCGCGGTGCTGCCGCGCACCTTCGACTTCGGTTTCGCCACCCAGCTGATGGTCAAAGACATCCGGCTCTACCTGAGCGAGGCGTCGGCGCTGCAGGTCCCGACCGACCTCGCCGAGGCGATCGGCCGACTGTGGGAGACCACCTTGCAGACGGCGGGGCCGCGATCGGACTTCACGTCGATCGTCAAACCGATGGAGACCGCCGCCGGTGTCGAGATCGACGGCCGCGACCCGGGCTTGCCAAGCGAGTAG
- a CDS encoding carboxymuconolactone decarboxylase family protein, translating into MDPDTYETGRRIRTQVLGEAYVRSAAADGDFAQPLQDLVTEYCWGAVWGRPGLTPKIRSMLNLAMLAALNRPRELGTHVKGALNNGVTRDEIREVLLQVAVYAGVPAAVDGFRTAGEVLAELDDPGTA; encoded by the coding sequence ATGGACCCCGACACCTACGAAACGGGCCGCCGAATCCGAACACAGGTCCTCGGCGAGGCCTACGTTCGCAGCGCCGCAGCCGACGGTGACTTCGCTCAACCCTTGCAGGACCTGGTCACCGAGTACTGCTGGGGCGCGGTGTGGGGCCGCCCCGGGCTGACGCCGAAGATCCGCAGCATGCTCAATCTGGCGATGCTGGCCGCCCTCAACCGCCCCCGCGAGCTAGGCACCCATGTCAAAGGTGCGCTCAACAACGGCGTGACGCGCGACGAGATCCGGGAAGTGCTGCTGCAGGTGGCCGTCTACGCCGGTGTGCCCGCGGCCGTCGACGGCTTCCGTACCGCCGGTGAGGTGTTGGCCGAACTCGACGACCCGGGCACCGCATGA
- a CDS encoding linear amide C-N hydrolase, whose translation MCTRILWPNTGAKAGHAVLVGRNMDFHRDLMTNLWKQPRGVRRDDGVGGRLTWTSKYGSVIAAAFDLTATDGMNEKGLAGNILWLAESTYGEPDDSRPQLSQAVWLQYFLDNFATVAEATAWIGESDVQVVQMDDPTGGARPGLHLALNDATGDSAIVEYIDGFARVYHSRDYTVMTNSPTYDKQLELVTSFTGLGGDAPLPGGTDAQSRFARASYYLERLPLPHSRVEAIAAMFSVLRNAAQPFRIPDPGKPEASQTIWQVVADLTGKRYIYESTVRPNVVWVDLADLDFAEGSPQLKLDLVGELTVDNGIAGNVAGKFEDTGPMTFLSATVAHGTAETTQT comes from the coding sequence ATGTGCACCCGGATCCTGTGGCCGAACACCGGCGCAAAAGCGGGCCATGCGGTCCTGGTCGGCCGCAACATGGATTTCCATCGGGACCTGATGACCAACCTGTGGAAACAGCCGCGCGGAGTCCGGCGCGACGACGGCGTCGGCGGGAGGCTCACCTGGACCTCGAAGTACGGCAGCGTCATCGCCGCCGCCTTCGACCTGACCGCCACCGACGGCATGAACGAGAAAGGCCTGGCGGGCAACATCCTGTGGCTGGCCGAATCCACCTACGGCGAGCCCGACGATTCACGTCCCCAACTGAGTCAAGCGGTTTGGTTGCAGTACTTTCTGGATAACTTCGCCACCGTCGCCGAGGCGACCGCGTGGATCGGCGAGTCCGACGTGCAGGTGGTGCAGATGGACGACCCGACCGGGGGCGCGCGGCCGGGTCTTCACCTGGCGCTCAACGACGCCACCGGGGACTCGGCGATCGTGGAGTACATCGACGGCTTCGCCCGCGTGTACCACTCGCGCGACTACACCGTGATGACCAATTCGCCGACCTATGACAAACAGCTGGAGCTGGTGACGTCGTTCACCGGCCTCGGTGGCGACGCACCGCTTCCCGGTGGCACGGATGCGCAGTCCCGATTCGCTCGCGCCAGCTACTATCTCGAGCGGCTTCCTCTGCCCCACAGCCGGGTGGAGGCCATCGCCGCGATGTTCTCGGTGCTGCGTAACGCCGCGCAACCGTTCCGCATCCCCGATCCGGGTAAGCCCGAAGCCTCACAGACGATCTGGCAGGTGGTGGCGGATTTGACCGGAAAGCGATACATCTACGAATCCACCGTCCGGCCGAACGTCGTCTGGGTGGACCTCGCCGACCTCGACTTCGCCGAGGGCAGCCCGCAGCTGAAGCTCGACCTGGTCGGTGAGCTCACCGTCGACAACGGCATCGCCGGCAACGTCGCGGGCAAGTTCGAGGACACGGGCCCGATGACGTTTCTGTCCGCGACGGTCGCGCACGGCACCGCCGAGACCACACAAACCTGA
- a CDS encoding DUF4345 domain-containing protein, with the protein MTGLRTLGRVTGWACVAIGAVQWLGGVRAEPGMAHDATVDSHVRFMGPVFAGYGLGWLDAASAAEPDLHRMRRLAGLMALGGIGRLVTRASLGRPHRFHDLLLGVEFAAPVVVEVVGRRDHAPG; encoded by the coding sequence ATGACCGGGTTGAGAACCCTGGGGCGCGTGACCGGATGGGCCTGCGTCGCGATCGGAGCCGTCCAATGGCTGGGCGGGGTGCGTGCGGAGCCCGGAATGGCCCACGACGCGACGGTCGACTCACATGTGCGCTTCATGGGGCCGGTGTTCGCCGGATACGGACTCGGGTGGCTCGACGCGGCGTCGGCGGCTGAACCGGACCTCCATCGGATGCGCAGGCTCGCGGGGCTGATGGCATTGGGCGGTATCGGGCGGCTCGTGACCCGCGCCAGCCTGGGCCGGCCCCACCGCTTCCATGACCTGCTGCTCGGCGTGGAATTCGCCGCCCCGGTGGTCGTGGAGGTGGTCGGCCGGCGCGACCACGCGCCGGGCTGA
- the nrdF gene encoding class 1b ribonucleoside-diphosphate reductase subunit beta: MTSGLVSRVQAINWNRVPDPKDAEVWDRLTANFWLPEKVPLSNDLPSWQTLTETERQAVVRVFTGLTLLDTAQATVGAVSMIADARTPHEEAVLTNIAFMESVHAKSYSSIFSTLCSSREIDEAFDWSEANPYLQRKAQIIVDYYRGDDPLKRKAASVMLESFLFYSGFYLPMYWSSRGKLTNTADIIRLIIRDEAVHGYYIGYKCRRALDGLDAERRADHRAYTYELLQTLYDNEVDYAHDLYDELGWTPDVLPYMRYNANKALANLGYEPLFPVEQCRPDPAILSALDPGGRENHDFFSGSGSTYVIAKQRPTEDSDWDF; this comes from the coding sequence ATGACCAGCGGGCTGGTGAGCCGGGTGCAGGCGATCAACTGGAACCGCGTGCCGGACCCGAAGGACGCCGAGGTGTGGGACCGGCTGACCGCGAACTTCTGGCTGCCCGAGAAGGTGCCGCTCTCCAACGACCTGCCCTCGTGGCAGACGCTCACCGAGACCGAACGCCAAGCGGTGGTGCGCGTGTTCACCGGCCTGACCCTGCTGGACACCGCCCAGGCGACGGTGGGCGCGGTGTCGATGATCGCCGATGCGCGCACCCCGCACGAGGAAGCCGTGTTGACCAACATCGCGTTCATGGAATCGGTGCACGCGAAAAGCTACAGCTCGATCTTCTCCACCCTGTGCTCGAGCAGGGAGATCGACGAGGCGTTCGATTGGTCGGAGGCCAACCCGTACCTGCAGCGCAAGGCGCAGATCATCGTCGACTACTACCGCGGTGACGATCCGCTCAAACGCAAGGCCGCCTCGGTGATGCTCGAGTCGTTCCTGTTCTACTCCGGTTTCTACCTGCCGATGTATTGGTCGAGTCGCGGCAAACTCACCAACACCGCCGACATCATCCGGCTCATCATCCGCGACGAGGCCGTGCACGGCTACTACATCGGCTACAAGTGCCGTCGCGCCCTCGACGGCCTCGACGCGGAGCGCCGCGCCGACCACCGCGCATACACCTACGAACTGCTGCAGACGCTCTACGACAACGAGGTCGACTACGCCCACGACCTCTACGACGAGCTGGGCTGGACCCCCGATGTGCTGCCCTACATGCGCTACAACGCCAACAAGGCGCTGGCCAACCTCGGCTACGAGCCGCTGTTCCCCGTCGAGCAGTGCCGGCCCGACCCGGCCATCCTCTCCGCCCTCGACCCGGGCGGCCGGGAGAACCACGATTTCTTCTCCGGGTCGGGCAGCACCTACGTCATCGCCAAACAGCGCCCCACCGAGGACTCCGACTGGGATTTCTGA
- a CDS encoding MarR family winged helix-turn-helix transcriptional regulator, translating to MSAGRWLSEPEQAMWRGYLDSTRLLLRALDRQLSADAGVSLSDFELLALLSEAPQRRLRMSELADRVATTRSGITRAVARLVHLGWVRRAECEEDKRGSYAELTDAGLQKVRTAAPGHVAAVRANLFDLLSPRDVERFSHAYGQIRDHLIAHP from the coding sequence GTGAGTGCCGGCCGGTGGCTCAGCGAACCCGAGCAGGCGATGTGGCGCGGCTACCTCGACAGCACCCGGTTGCTGCTGCGCGCGCTCGACCGTCAACTGAGCGCCGATGCCGGGGTCTCGTTGTCCGATTTCGAGCTGCTCGCCCTGTTATCCGAGGCGCCGCAGCGACGGCTGCGGATGAGTGAACTCGCCGACCGGGTGGCGACCACCCGCAGTGGTATCACCCGCGCGGTCGCGCGCCTGGTTCACCTGGGCTGGGTGCGGCGCGCCGAGTGTGAGGAAGACAAGCGGGGCTCCTACGCCGAGCTCACCGACGCGGGTCTGCAGAAGGTGCGCACCGCCGCGCCCGGACATGTCGCCGCGGTGCGCGCGAACCTCTTTGATCTGCTCAGCCCGCGCGACGTCGAGCGCTTCAGCCACGCCTACGGCCAGATCCGCGACCATCTGATCGCGCATCCGTAA
- a CDS encoding zinc ribbon domain-containing protein, translated as MMSRRWYPSSRLCSACGDRRTNLSLADRVFTCSNGHRIDRDLNAATNLARWGRQNHHRSPAPQAGGRATDARRQDGSDQHSTSAGETNLDDAGTGVHTAPAA; from the coding sequence ATGATGAGCCGGAGGTGGTATCCCTCCAGTCGGCTCTGCTCGGCCTGCGGGGACCGCCGCACCAATTTGAGCTTGGCCGACCGAGTGTTCACCTGCTCAAACGGGCATCGGATCGACCGGGATCTCAACGCGGCGACCAACCTGGCCCGATGGGGCCGACAAAACCACCATCGATCCCCGGCCCCCCAAGCAGGAGGCCGGGCCACCGACGCCCGCCGACAGGACGGCTCTGACCAGCACTCCACGAGTGCCGGTGAAACCAACCTGGACGACGCGGGAACCGGCGTTCACACCGCGCCAGCGGCCTGA
- a CDS encoding transposase, protein MRRSPQAEQSRLEGYHLRLIIGDDPTAHRQHPDVRERVGPLDHHRRSKRIAPTITHVWLDKGYTGATVAEAAERAGVSVDVVSGPKPVCGFRVQPRHWVVERTNGWINHCRRLDRHYEITLVAHEGFLILSQIALLLRRLDRRQLFDTP, encoded by the coding sequence GTGCGGCGGTCCCCGCAGGCCGAGCAGAGCCGACTGGAGGGATACCACCTCCGGCTCATCATCGGTGATGATCCCACGGCCCACCGACAACACCCTGACGTGCGCGAACGTGTCGGACCACTCGATCATCATCGTCGGTCAAAACGGATCGCACCGACCATCACCCACGTCTGGCTGGACAAGGGCTACACCGGCGCCACGGTCGCCGAAGCCGCCGAGCGCGCCGGGGTCAGCGTCGATGTCGTGTCCGGGCCCAAACCCGTCTGCGGGTTCCGGGTCCAGCCGCGCCACTGGGTCGTTGAACGAACCAACGGGTGGATCAACCACTGCCGTCGCCTCGACCGCCACTACGAAATCACCCTCGTCGCCCACGAAGGCTTCCTGATCCTCAGCCAAATCGCCCTACTGCTGCGCCGACTCGACCGTCGCCAGTTGTTCGACACGCCTTAG
- a CDS encoding Nramp family divalent metal transporter: MAQRTVAPARPGWYLLGPAFVAAIAYVDPGNVAANVSAGAQFGFLLLWVIVAANVMAGLVQYLSAKLGLVTGRTLPEAVADHSTRTTRIGYWLQAELVAMATDLAEVVGGAIALQLLFGLPLLVGGLITGAVSLLLLAVQDRRGQRTFELVIGALLLIIAIGFLASLVVEPPPPADLVAGLVPAFDGAESVLLAAAILGATVMPHVVYLHSGLSRDRHGRPAPGPQRRRLLRITRWDVTLAMLVAGAVNAAMLVVAATNLAGRTDTESIAGAHAAVRDALGPTVALFFAVGLLASGLASTSVGAYAGAMVMHGLLHISVPLLTRRLVTLIPALVVLAIGVDPSRALVLSQVVLSFGIPFALLPVIRLTSNRTLMGADVNHPGTSLVGWLVTAVVTVLNVMLIYLTVRG, from the coding sequence GTGGCTCAGCGGACCGTTGCGCCGGCGCGACCCGGGTGGTATCTGCTCGGACCGGCGTTCGTCGCCGCGATCGCCTATGTCGACCCGGGCAACGTCGCGGCCAACGTCAGCGCCGGCGCGCAGTTCGGTTTCCTGCTGCTGTGGGTGATCGTGGCGGCCAACGTGATGGCTGGGCTGGTGCAGTACCTGTCGGCCAAGCTCGGGCTGGTCACCGGCCGGACCCTGCCCGAGGCGGTCGCCGACCACAGCACGCGCACCACCCGGATCGGCTACTGGCTGCAGGCGGAGTTGGTGGCGATGGCCACCGATTTGGCCGAGGTGGTCGGCGGCGCGATCGCCTTGCAGTTGTTGTTCGGCCTGCCGCTGCTGGTCGGGGGGCTCATCACCGGCGCGGTGTCGCTGCTGTTGCTGGCGGTACAGGACCGCCGCGGCCAACGAACGTTCGAGCTGGTGATCGGCGCGCTGTTGTTGATCATCGCTATCGGGTTCCTCGCCAGCCTGGTGGTCGAGCCGCCACCGCCCGCCGACCTCGTCGCCGGGCTGGTGCCCGCCTTCGACGGCGCCGAGAGCGTGCTGCTGGCCGCGGCGATCCTGGGCGCCACCGTCATGCCGCACGTGGTGTATCTGCACTCCGGGCTCAGCCGCGATCGCCACGGCCGGCCCGCGCCCGGGCCGCAACGCCGCCGACTGCTGCGGATCACCCGCTGGGATGTGACGCTGGCGATGCTGGTGGCCGGCGCGGTCAACGCCGCGATGCTGGTCGTGGCCGCGACCAACCTGGCGGGGCGCACCGACACCGAGTCGATCGCGGGCGCGCACGCCGCCGTGCGCGACGCGCTCGGTCCGACCGTCGCGTTGTTCTTCGCCGTCGGACTGCTCGCCTCCGGGCTGGCGTCCACCTCGGTCGGCGCCTACGCCGGGGCGATGGTGATGCACGGACTGTTGCACATCTCGGTGCCGCTGCTGACCCGGCGACTGGTCACGCTGATCCCCGCCCTGGTCGTTCTGGCGATCGGCGTCGATCCCAGCCGTGCCCTGGTGCTGAGCCAGGTCGTGCTCTCGTTCGGCATCCCGTTCGCGTTGCTCCCGGTGATCCGGCTGACCAGTAACCGGACCCTGATGGGCGCCGACGTCAACCACCCGGGGACCTCGCTGGTGGGCTGGCTGGTCACCGCGGTGGTCACCGTGCTCAACGTCATGCTGATCTACCTGACCGTGCGAGGCTAA
- a CDS encoding SDR family oxidoreductase, with amino-acid sequence MILDSFRLDGQAAVVTGAGRGLGAAIAVAFAEVGADVVIAARTADQLGTVAEQIRGVGGRAHVVAADLAHPADTAALAEQAVAAFGRLDIVVNNVGGAMPAPLLSTSTDALADAFSFNVLTAHALTTAAVPLMLAHSRGGAVINITSAVGRLAGRGFAAYGTAKAALAHYTRLCARDLSPRVRVNAIAPGAILTSSLDAVAANDDLRHSLEQATPLRRLGDPADVAAAAVYLASPAGGYLTGSVLEVDGGLIAPNMELPVPDL; translated from the coding sequence ATGATCCTGGACAGTTTCCGCCTGGACGGTCAGGCGGCGGTGGTCACCGGCGCCGGTCGCGGACTGGGGGCGGCCATCGCGGTGGCCTTCGCCGAGGTCGGTGCCGACGTGGTGATCGCCGCGCGCACCGCGGACCAACTCGGCACGGTCGCCGAACAGATCCGCGGCGTGGGCGGCCGCGCCCACGTCGTCGCCGCCGACCTCGCCCACCCCGCCGACACCGCCGCGCTCGCCGAGCAGGCGGTGGCGGCGTTCGGCCGGCTCGACATCGTGGTCAACAACGTCGGCGGCGCCATGCCGGCACCGCTGCTGTCGACGTCCACCGACGCGCTGGCCGACGCGTTCTCCTTCAACGTGCTCACCGCGCACGCGTTGACCACCGCGGCGGTCCCGCTGATGCTGGCCCACAGCCGGGGCGGGGCGGTCATCAACATCACCTCCGCGGTGGGCCGGCTGGCCGGCCGCGGTTTCGCGGCCTACGGCACCGCCAAGGCGGCGTTGGCCCACTACACCCGGTTGTGCGCCCGCGACCTGTCCCCGCGCGTCCGTGTCAACGCGATCGCCCCGGGGGCGATCCTCACGTCCTCGCTGGACGCAGTGGCCGCCAACGACGATTTGCGTCACTCCCTGGAGCAGGCCACCCCGCTGCGGCGGCTCGGGGACCCGGCCGATGTCGCCGCCGCCGCGGTGTATCTGGCCTCGCCGGCCGGCGGTTACCTCACCGGCAGCGTGCTGGAGGTCGACGGCGGGCTGATCGCGCCCAACATGGAGCTGCCGGTCCCCGACCTGTGA
- the ku gene encoding non-homologous end joining protein Ku, translated as MRAIWKGSIAFGLVNVPVKLYAATEDHDITFHQVHAEDHGRIRYQRVCEVCGEAVEYRDIARAYESDDGQMVVITDDDLATMPEERDREIAVAEFVPAEDLDPLLYDRSYFLEPDAKSTKSYVLLAETLADSDRVAIVRFALRNKTRLAALRVKDFSKRTVMVLHTLRWPDEIRDPDFPVLDNKVEIKPAELKMAGQVVESMADEFRPDRFRDDYQEQLRELIAAKLEGGEAFTAAEGPTELDESEDVSDLLAKLEASVKSRSGASKAATKPKATKSATKSATKSRTRSRAKS; from the coding sequence ATGCGCGCCATCTGGAAGGGATCGATCGCGTTCGGGTTGGTCAACGTGCCGGTCAAGCTCTACGCGGCGACCGAGGATCATGACATCACATTTCATCAGGTGCACGCCGAGGACCACGGCCGGATTCGTTATCAGCGGGTGTGCGAGGTCTGCGGCGAGGCCGTCGAGTATCGCGACATCGCCCGCGCCTACGAATCCGACGACGGGCAGATGGTGGTCATCACCGACGACGACCTGGCCACGATGCCCGAGGAACGCGACCGGGAGATCGCCGTCGCCGAGTTCGTGCCGGCCGAGGACCTCGACCCTCTGCTCTACGACCGCAGCTATTTCTTGGAGCCCGACGCCAAGTCGACGAAATCCTATGTGCTGCTGGCCGAAACGCTCGCCGACAGCGATCGGGTGGCGATCGTGCGTTTCGCGTTGCGCAACAAGACGCGGCTGGCGGCGCTGCGGGTGAAAGACTTCTCCAAACGGACGGTGATGGTGTTGCACACCCTGCGCTGGCCCGACGAGATCCGCGACCCGGATTTTCCGGTCCTCGACAACAAGGTGGAGATCAAACCGGCCGAGCTCAAGATGGCCGGCCAGGTCGTCGAGTCGATGGCCGACGAGTTCCGCCCGGACCGGTTCCGCGACGACTACCAGGAGCAGTTACGCGAATTGATCGCCGCGAAACTGGAAGGCGGCGAAGCGTTCACCGCCGCCGAGGGGCCCACCGAGCTCGATGAGAGCGAGGACGTCTCCGATCTGCTGGCCAAGTTGGAGGCCAGCGTGAAATCCCGCTCGGGTGCGTCCAAGGCCGCCACGAAGCCCAAGGCCACCAAGTCAGCCACCAAGTCAGCCACCAAGTCGCGTACCAGGTCGCGCGCCAAGTCCTGA
- a CDS encoding carbohydrate kinase family protein, which produces MAAALVIGDSLIEVVYRGGRVVGESVGGSPLNVAVGLGRLGHSVDLLTHLGDDAAGHRITERLRSSGVRLVAGSDSAGRTATARAVLGADGAVDYRFDLSWELTGTPEVPPPQVVHTGSIAAVLDPGCLAVAALVDTYHLSATVSFDPNVRTELIVDPGLARDRIIRLVERADLVKVSTEDLRWIAPDRRPEEVAASWLARGPAAVVVTDGARGAFGLCAAGRCAVSAPPVAVVDTVGAGDAFTAGLLDAVAAAGLLGGDRRAALRRIDVATLTAALRSGARCAAVTVGRRGADLPDRAALTGAGEPE; this is translated from the coding sequence ATGGCCGCGGCGCTGGTGATCGGCGACTCCCTGATCGAGGTCGTCTACCGCGGCGGTCGCGTCGTCGGCGAGTCGGTCGGCGGCAGTCCGCTCAACGTCGCGGTCGGGTTGGGCCGGTTGGGTCACAGCGTGGATTTGCTGACCCATCTCGGCGACGACGCGGCCGGCCACCGCATCACCGAGCGGCTCCGCTCGTCGGGGGTGCGGCTGGTGGCGGGCAGCGACTCGGCGGGGCGCACCGCCACGGCGCGCGCCGTGCTCGGCGCCGACGGCGCCGTCGACTACCGCTTCGATCTGAGCTGGGAGTTGACCGGGACCCCGGAGGTGCCGCCACCGCAGGTGGTGCACACCGGCTCGATCGCCGCGGTGCTCGACCCGGGCTGTCTGGCGGTGGCCGCGCTGGTCGACACCTACCACCTGTCGGCCACGGTGAGCTTCGACCCGAATGTGCGCACGGAGTTGATCGTCGACCCCGGGTTGGCGCGTGATCGCATCATCCGGCTGGTGGAACGCGCCGACCTGGTCAAGGTCAGCACCGAGGACCTGCGCTGGATCGCCCCGGACCGCCGCCCCGAGGAGGTGGCCGCCTCCTGGCTGGCGCGCGGGCCGGCGGCGGTGGTGGTCACCGACGGTGCGCGCGGTGCGTTCGGCCTCTGTGCGGCGGGGCGCTGCGCGGTGAGCGCCCCACCGGTCGCGGTGGTCGACACCGTCGGCGCCGGCGACGCGTTCACCGCCGGGCTCCTCGACGCCGTGGCCGCCGCCGGGCTGCTCGGCGGGGACCGGCGGGCGGCGCTGCGGCGCATCGACGTCGCCACCTTGACCGCGGCGCTGCGTAGCGGCGCGCGCTGCGCCGCGGTGACCGTCGGGCGCCGCGGCGCCGACCTGCCCGATCGTGCCGCGCTGACGGGTGCGGGAGAACCGGAGTAG